In the genome of Bremerella sp. JC817, the window CAGCAGCTATTACGGGCACTCCGCCGAATCGATCAGCCGTTCGCTGGAAGGCATCGCTGACGATCTGGCCGGTTACGAGTTCACCACGCCGGAGGCCCTTTGGTCCTGGGCTCAGCCTCGATTGTCGGACGACTTCTTTGCCCTGTCCGCTCTCGATCAGGCCGCCCATGATCTGTACGGCAAGTTGCATCAAACATCGGTCTTCGCCCGTCAGGGGCTCTCGTGGACGAACGTTCCTTCGTCGAGCGTGACCGTTTCGATTGCCTCGATTGAAGCGATGGTTCGCGAACTGGAAGGCTACGCCGGCTGGCCGATCATCAAGGTCAAGCTCGGAACGCCCAACGATTTGAAGATCATGCAGGCCCTTCGTCAGAACAGCGACGCGATCCTGCGCGTTGACGCGAATTGTGCCTGGACGGTCGAGGAAACGATCCGCAACTCGGTCGAACTGGCCAAACTGGGGGTCGAGTTCATCGAACAACCCCTCCCAGCGGATGCCCCGATTGCCGCCAAACGGGAAGTTTTCGAAGAAAGTGCCCTCCCGATCGTGGCAGACGAAAGTTGTCAGAAAGAAGAAGACGTCCGGCAGTGTGACGGATTGTTTCATGGGATTAATATCAAGTTATGTAAGTGTGGCGGGCTGACGCCTGCCTTCCGAATGTTAGCCGAGGCCAAGTCGCGTGGTTTGCTGACGATGACCGGTTGCATGATCGAGTCGGAAGTCGCCATCAGTGCGGCGGCGCAGCTTGCCCCGCTGCTGGACTTTGTCGATCTCGATGGCGCCGTGCTGTTGGCTCGCCAGCCTGCCAATGGGGTGAAAGTCGAACTCGGAACCATCCATCCGCCGCAAGGTTTGGGATGCGGTGTGACCCTCGACTCGACCTTGGCCTGAAACGTTTTCCTTCCTGAAGATCCCTCCTAGATTTGGTCCTGCCTGTGATTGTTGTTCGCTGGTTTATTGGCTTGGTGTTGGTGGCTGGTGCCTTCGCAGTTTCGGCCGAGGCATGCACGACCGTGATTGTCTCTGGCAAAGCGACGCCGGATGGGCGTCCTCTGCTGTGGAAGAATCGTGACTTCTGGCAACCGCAGAATGAGATCGTCTATTCCGATCGCGGGCAGTATGCCTTCGTCGGTATTGCCAACGCCGAGGCAACCCGTCGGATGCGGATGGGCAGCAATACGGCCGGCTTCTGCATCGAGAACTCGACCAGCCGTGACCTGGAAGGCAAAGCCGCCAACGGTCCCACCAACGGCGACCTGATTACACTGGCCCTGGAAAGCTGCGAAACGGTCGCCGACTTTCAAGCACTGCTCGACCGGACGAATGCAACCGGTCGCATGACGCGCGGAAATTTCGGAGTCATCGATGCCCATGGGGGAGCGATGCTATTTGAAGTGGGTCCGACCACCTATCAGGCCTTCGACACCAACGATCCCAACGTCGCCCCGCAAGGTTTCATCGTGCGGTCGAACTTCAGCGAAACCGCGCGGCAACATCTTCCCGACGATGCCCCGCAGCCGATTGAAGATATGTATTCCGGCAAACGCTATCGACGAGCCCACGAGCTTTGCCTAAGTGCCCACCAGGCTGGGACGCTTGATATGGCGTTTCTGCTGCAGCAGGTTTGCCGGGACGTCGAGGGATGCCATGCCAGCGCGTTCAACGAAATCGATTCTGATGCCAACCCGAAAAATCGCCAATGGATTACCGGCTCGACTTTGAATCGCAATAGCACCGTTGCTGCGGCGGTCTTTCAAGGGGTCGCCCCAGGCGAAGATCCTCGGCTGGTCACCATGTGGTCGATCTTGGGCGAACCGATGTTCTCGATCGCGATTCCTTGCTGGGCAGCCCAGGGGGGCGTTGCGACCGCTGGCAATGGCCCCGGAAAGAGTTCCCTTTGCCTGGCCGCGATGAATCTTCGTCAGGCGTTTTACGATTCCAGTGGAACCGAACTTCAAGCGAACAAACTGGATCAGGTCACTTCCTCCCTGAAGCAAGTCGAACAGCAATCAATTGCACGCATCGCTGCTCTGACCAAGGCTTGGCGTAAATCACCCCCGACAGCCGAAGTCCTCCGTCAACAGCACGATCAGGCAAGCGAATTGGCGCTGGCGACCGTTACCCGGCTGGCAAGCGACTTCCCTCCGCCAGCCAATTTGCCAACCGAAGCACCCACAGGTCAGAACCTGATCGACTTTCCCTTTGGTGAAAAGAATGGAACGCGTCTCGGCTCGACGACCGATGTCGTTACCGCGCTGAAATGGA includes:
- a CDS encoding dipeptide epimerase — protein: MQLELHRFEMPLRNVFTISRGSMSTQETVIVELHHDGESGLGEAPRSSYYGHSAESISRSLEGIADDLAGYEFTTPEALWSWAQPRLSDDFFALSALDQAAHDLYGKLHQTSVFARQGLSWTNVPSSSVTVSIASIEAMVRELEGYAGWPIIKVKLGTPNDLKIMQALRQNSDAILRVDANCAWTVEETIRNSVELAKLGVEFIEQPLPADAPIAAKREVFEESALPIVADESCQKEEDVRQCDGLFHGINIKLCKCGGLTPAFRMLAEAKSRGLLTMTGCMIESEVAISAAAQLAPLLDFVDLDGAVLLARQPANGVKVELGTIHPPQGLGCGVTLDSTLA
- a CDS encoding carcinine hydrolase/isopenicillin-N N-acyltransferase family protein; this translates as MIVVRWFIGLVLVAGAFAVSAEACTTVIVSGKATPDGRPLLWKNRDFWQPQNEIVYSDRGQYAFVGIANAEATRRMRMGSNTAGFCIENSTSRDLEGKAANGPTNGDLITLALESCETVADFQALLDRTNATGRMTRGNFGVIDAHGGAMLFEVGPTTYQAFDTNDPNVAPQGFIVRSNFSETARQHLPDDAPQPIEDMYSGKRYRRAHELCLSAHQAGTLDMAFLLQQVCRDVEGCHASAFNEIDSDANPKNRQWITGSTLNRNSTVAAAVFQGVAPGEDPRLVTMWSILGEPMFSIAIPCWAAQGGVATAGNGPGKSSLCLAAMNLRQAFYDSSGTELQANKLDQVTSSLKQVEQQSIARIAALTKAWRKSPPTAEVLRQQHDQASELALATVTRLASDFPPPANLPTEAPTGQNLIDFPFGEKNGTRLGSTTDVVTALKWSGGLTDCRTHNGSLRIGRNDSRAATRYATLSPPVRVRSSASHPEFTPRGWLVAEITGWNLTGSESNERFRFGLSSQPENALHTAGVELERISADRVRLSGKAFGNGSTAIEGIELPSNHPGPMTLVLQIDKIEGNPDEGEFGGEYRIFLRDGESGDFVSVGSAGRLRRHRNGNAIHLQTAGSFADPGEYFDLDRIYFTTQNPLVARP